AAGAAACGCTGAGGTTGGTATCATCGCCCGGATGACGGCGATTTTGGGCATATCGGCTTTCTATCATGACTCGGCGGCCGCACTGGTAGTGGACGGCGAGATCGTGGCCGCGGCTCAAGAAGAGCGCTTTTCCCGCATCAAGCACGACCATGAGTTTCCACAGCAAGCCGTCGATTACTGCCTGAGGGAAGCGGGGCTGAAGGCCTCGCAACTCGATTTGGTGGGCTTCTACGACAAGCCCTTGCTCAAGTTCGACCGCCTGCTTGAAACTTACCTGGCCTATGCCCCGCGCGGTTTCCGTTCTTTTCTCAAGGCCATGCCGCTGTGGCTGCGTCAGAAGCTGCATCTGCCGCGGGAGATGAACCGGGCTCTCAACAAGGCCTATAAGCGGCGCTATGTCTTCGTACGCCATCATGAATCGCACGCCGCCAGCGCCTTCTTCCCTTCGCCCTTCGAGGAAGCCGCTCTTCTGACGCTGGACGGCGTGGGCGAGTGGTCGACCGCCGCGCTGGGGGTGGGAGAGGGCAACCGCATCCGCCTCACCCACGAACTGCGCTTCCCCCATTCGCTGGGGCTGCTCTATTCGGCCTTCACCTACTACTGCGGATTCCGCGTCAACTCGGGCGAATACAAGTTGATGGGCCTGGCTCCCTACGGAGAACCCGTCTACCAGGACCTGATTCGCGACAGGCTGATGCAGCTCAAGGAGGACGGTTCCTTCCGCCTGGACATGTCCTACTTCAACTACTGCCAGGGATTGACCATGACCTCCGAGAAGCTGCACCGCCTTTTCGGAGGGCCTCCCCGCAAGCCCGAATCGTCTCTCACTCAACGCGAGATGGACGTGGCGGCCTCCATTCAGAAGGTGACGGAGGAAGTCGTTCTGCGCGCCGGGCGGCATGTCCATCGGCTGACCGGCAAGAAGCACCTGTGCATGGCCGGGGGGGTGGCCCTCAACTGCGTGGCCAACGGACGGCTGCTGCGCGAAGGGCCCTTCCAGAGCATCTGGATCCAGCCGGCGGCCGGAGACGCCGGAGGCGCCCTGGGGACCGCCCTCTTCATCTGGAACCAGTTGATGGATCAGCCCCGCCGGCCGGGCTGTCCCGACAGCCAGAAAGCCTCCCTGCTGGGGCCCGAGTTCAGCGAAGAAGAGATCTCAAGCGCCCTCCAATCCCGCCAGGCCGTCTATCACCGCTGCTCCTCCCAGGAGGAACTGTGCGGCCGCGTGGCCGATCTGCTGGAGCAGGAGAAGGTGGTGGGATGGATGCAGGGACGCATGGAATTCGGGCCCCGCGCCCTGGGTTCCCGCAGCATCCTGGGCGACGCCCGCAGCCGACGCATGCAGTCGGTCATGAACCGCAAAATCAAGTTCCGCGAGTCTTTCAGGCCCTTCGCTCCCATCGTCTTGCAGGAGAGGGCCTCTGAATACTTCGCCCTGGGGCCCGATCAGGACAGTCCTTACATGCTTCTGGTGGCTCCGGTGAGTGAAAAGATGCGCCTGCCAGTTGAGCGGGAGGACGCCTCCAGGCAGGGTCTGGAGAAGCTGGCAGTGACGCGTTCGCGCATTCCCGCCGTCACCCACGTCGACTACTCGGCCCGCGTCCAGACCGTCGATTCGCAGCGCAACCCCCTGCTCTACCGGCTCATGAAGCGGTTCGAGGAAAAGACCGGCTGTCCCGTGCTCATCAACACCAGCTTCAACGTGCGGGGCGAGCCCATCGTGTGCACGCCCCAGCAGGCCTATCACTGTTTTCGGGCCACCGACATGGACGCGCTGGCCATAGGGCCTTTCCTGCTCCTCAAAGAGGAACAGAAACCCGACCCCGAACTCGACCGGCGGGCTTACCTGGAGCAGTTCGAACTCGACTGAAGGAAGCGATGCCCATGATTCAGATCAACCGTCAGCCCTCGCCCCGCGAGCTGCGCCAATTCGGACTCATCTGGACGGTTTTCTTCAGCGGAGCTGCGGCCCTGTACGGATATCGGAGCGGCGACTGGGAAACGGCCTTATGGCTGGGGGGCGCGGCCGTGGTTATGGCAGCGGCGGGGTTTCTGGTCCTGGGTTGGATGCGGATGCTTTACCTGGGATTGAGTTATGCCGCTTTTCCCATCGGTTGGGTGATCTCACATGCCCTGCTGGCAATCATATATTATCTGGTAGTGACGCCCATCGGGCTGCTGATGCGGCTGCTGGGGCGCGATCCCATGCAGCGGCGCTTTGAAGAAGACCAGACCAGCTACTGGAGCGAGCAGGAGCCGTCCTTGCCCTCCGAGCGTTATTTTCGCCAGTTTTGAGAAAAGGTCATGAGCGACAAGACACCCCGCGAAGACTTCACCTCTCAGGCCGAGGGCTCCCAAGGCAACATCGCCGCCGAGTTTACGGCCTTCCTGATGGACAATAAGAAGTGGTGGCTGACCCCCATCATTCTGGTTCTGCTCTTGGCGGGACTGGTGGTGATCCTGGGCGGATCGGCAGCCGCTCCCTTCATCTACACGCTCTTCTGAGATCGCTACCGAGTGCAGTCGTCAGAAGTTTCGAGCCATCCTGTTGCGTTATCTCACGCTTTCAGCGTTCGGACCTTTGCCGTCTGAAACCCAGGGTGGCGCCGCCGTCTCGCTGGCGCTCGCCGGGGCTGACCCTGGGCTAGCGAATCGCTCCCCTTCAGGGAGCCCGGACTTGACTTCTAACATGGTCGCTGGGCTAACGAATGGCTTCCCTTTTCAGGGAGCCCGGACTTGACTTCTAACACGGTCGCTGGGCTAACGAATGGCTCCCCTTTTCAGGGCGCCCGGACTTGACTTCTAACACGGTCGCTGGGCTAACGAATGGCTTCCCTTTTCAGGGCGCCCGGACTTGACTTCTAACATGGTCGCTGGGCTAACGAATGGCTTCCCTTTTCAGGGAGCCCGGACTTGGCTTCTAACATGGTCGCTGGGCTAACGAATGGCTCCCCTTCAGGGCGCCCGGACTGGGCTCTCAACACACTCGCTGCCTGCCCTCCGAAGCCTTGCCTTGCCCTTCGTAGCCTTGGCGCAGGAGGGGCGCAGGAGGGGGCTAACGAATGGGTCCCTTGCAGGGACAAGGAAGGGAGCCCCAGTCTGCCACAGGGGGCAGCGAGATGTTGAAGGACAAGTCCGGGCTCGCTGAAAGCGAGCGATTCGCCAGCCCAGGGTGGGACCCGCCGCAAGCGAAGCGGCGCAAGGGGCAGAACCCTGGGTCTTCGAAGCTCAGCTATCCACGCTGAAAGTGTGGGATAAACTTAGATATCGCCCTGCCTCAGAACCATGGGATCCATCGCACCAGGGCCACTGGGTGGCCAACAAGTTCACACACGTGTCAAGCTCCAGCGACCGCGGTTAAGGCCTGATTGCTCTCGGCGGCTGCTCGCTAGTGGTTTCGCCGGGTGGAGCCGCGGGGAGGCGGCGGATTGGGGCTTCTGCTGGGATCCCGCTTGGCGCTGCCGCGCGCTCCCATGGGCGGAGGCGGAGTACGGGTGACTCCCCGTCCCCGACTTGCGGGAGTGCCGATTCCCGGCCTGCTGTCGGGAGTCGCCAGAGGGTTGCTGCGGCCTGTTGCCGAAGTCGGATTCCGGCCTGACGGAGCCACCGAACCGGGACCTGGCTGGCCTCCCTGAGCGCCGCCGGAAGGGCGGTAGGGAGAGGCGGCGTCGCTGCCTCCGGGAACAACACCGCCAGGGGCAACACCAGCGGGCGCAAGGTCTGCCCCCGATTCTTCCCGGGCGGCCGGAACGGCTCTTCGCGGAGTCGCCGCTCCCTGCCCCGAGGCAGGCGTGAGCCCCCGGCTTCCGCCCGGAAGAGCCTGGCCCGGATCGCCTTGTCCCACACGGGCGGAAGCGGCCGGAACTTGCAAGCGCTGGGGCTGGGACAGAAAGGTTTCAGTCGCCACCCACAAGCAGAAAGCAACGGCGGCCGCCATGAGGATGATGTTGATCTGATTGATGTACTTCACAATGCGTCCTCGGGACCGGCGAGCAGGCGGTCAAGCCCCTCGGCGGCCCGTCTGTTATTCGAATTCAGTTGCAACGCCCGACGATAGTGCCCAAGAGCCTCCTCGACCCGTCCCTGCACCTCGGCGCAATATCCCAGGGCGGAATGGTTGAGGTCGTCGAGCGGCTCCATGTGCAGGGCCCGGCGGAAATGCATCTCCGCTTCAGCCGCCGCTCCCCTGCGAGCCAGGGCTGAACCTAAATTGTAATGGACTCTCATCTGCTGCGGGGAACGCAGCACCGCTTCCCTGTAAAGAGCGACGTCGTCCTGCCACAAAAGGTTGCGTTCGCTGACCGCCCATCCGGACCAGATCAGCAGCGCCGCCAGGGCCGAGGCGCTCCACATGGCTGAGCCGGGACGAGTGAGAGAGAGGCGCTGCAATCCCCAGCAGAGAGCGGCGGCTCCTCCGGCCAGGGCCAAGTAGGCGCGGCTCTCGTTGATGAGGTCGGCGTTGGGAATGAGCATGGACGGAGCCAGCCAGGCCAGCAGCCAGGCCAGGGCCAGAGCGGGCAGCGTCCAGCGCCCGTCGCGCCGCCTCCAGAGCGCGACCAGGAAGACGGTTGCGGCCGCCAGCAAGGCAGCGCCCGCCAGCCATCCCGTCAGGACCGGCTGAAAATGGTGTTCGATGGTCAGTTGCGAGGGCCACAGCATCAGCCGCAGGTACTCGGCCAGCGCAGCCGGCTGCGCCATCCAGAATGCCCAGGGGCTGTCATGGTTCCAAGCCACCTCGGGGGGCGAATAGAAGACCAGCGAGAATCCGAAGAGGGCCACATTGGCTCCTGCCTGCACCAGCCAGGGCCGGCGTGCGCGTCTCTCGGTCAGGAGCAGAAAGGGCAGCAGCACGATGGCGTCCATGCGGCTCCACAGCGCCATCTGCCAGGCCGCCATGGCGGCCCAGCGGCTGCGTCCGGCCAGCAGCAGGGCAGCCAGGGAAAAGACCGTCATCAGCAGCATGGAGCGCGACCAGATGTAATTGACCGGTTGAGTCTGCAAGGGGTGAAGCGCGAAGAGAGCGGCGGCCGCCCAGGCCCAAGGCTTGCTCAGCAAGCGGTCTCCTGCCCCCGGAGCCGGGGGGTTCCCGTTCTCGGGCCTGTTGCCCTCCGGCCCTTGCCAGCGGCGTGTCAGCAGCAGGAAGAGCCCCAATGCGGCCAACACGTGAAGCAGCAGGCTGACGGCATGGTATCCGGGCACCCAGTCGCCCCACAGGGCGTAGTTGAGGTGGAGCGTCCACAAGGTCAGCGGGCGGCCGCCGTAATGGTCGAGAAAAGATGCGTAACGGAAGGACCCTTCGGTCAGGTCGGGGTTGTTGAGGAACCAGGCGTAGTCGTCGAAATGGAACTCTCCCGGAAAGGAGTTGGCATAGGCCAATCCCACCAGCGCCGCCAGGGCCGCCATGTACATCCACCGCTTCACACTTAGTAGGATGCCAAAGCGCCCGGAAAGTCGAGAAGCGTTTTGCGACACTATTCGGCGGCTTCAGGAAAGTATCCGCACTCCAGCATTTCCGACCCGTAGTAGGGGTTGCGGATGGCGCCCTCTTTCTGCAGCCAGCGGGCGCCCTGGTTGTCGTTGGCCATGGGGCAAAAGGCCACCTTGTAGTTGCCTAACTCGCCGCCTTGCTCGATGACTTTGTCGGAGAGGGTGATGAAAGTCTGACGCAGTTCGCTCAGTTGGGAAGCCTGGGCGGCCTGAGCCGCCAGTTCGGCGATTTCGCCCTGGGTGATCTCGGCCAACCCCGATGCCGCCTCCTTGGCTTGGTCCAACTGGTCGGCGGCCAACGCTTGCTGAATCTCGGCATAATGGGCCACCAGCGGAGAGGGCCGGACGCTCTCCGTCTTTTCAGCGCCTGCCGTGGATCCGTCCCCGGGCCCGGCTGTCTGGGACGCTTCGTTTGCGCCGCCGCAGGCCGCTGCTAATGCCAAAATCGCTATCAAAACGCAAAATTTATTCATTATCTAGTTTCCCCTATCTATTTCTACGATCAGTCTTATACGTTAACACAGCTTCGGGAGTTTCCTGTTGACCGCCTGCCCCGCCTCGGGAACCGGCCCGTTTGGGGGAGCGCCTGCGGTAGACCGCCGGGCGCCTTCCTCCGCTGAAGAGACGGCGCACGTCGTCCAGCGCGATGTAGAGGGGAGGCATAACCAGCAGGATGAGGAAAGTCGCCAGGCCCAGGCCCCACACCACCGTGGCCGCCAGAGGCACCCAGGTGACCGATTTTCCGCCCACGCCCAAAGCCATGGGCAGGAGTCCGAAGATGGTGGTCACGGTGGTCAGAAAGATTGGACGCAAGCGCCGTTTGGCGCCAGTCAGCACGGCCCTGAAGCGCGAGGCGCCTCGCGCTCGGGCGCTATTGACGAAAGCGATGAGCACGATGGAGTCGTTGACCGCCACTCCGGCCAGGGCCACCATCCCGAACATGATGTTGATGCTGAAGGGATAGTCGTTGACGAGGAGGCAAAGCATGGCTCCGGCGAAGGCGAAGGGGATGGCGAACATGATCAGCAACGGCTGCAGATAGGAATGAAACTGGGCCGCCAAGATCAGGTACATGAAAATCAAACCCACCAGGAAGAGCCGGGTTACGTCGTTGAAGGTCTCCTGGAACTCCTGGAATTCGCCTCTGAAGTCGAGCCGGTAGCCGGGGAACTCCTGTCCGATGTCCAGGAAGTGCTCTTTGAGCCGGTTGTTGACGGCTACCGCGTTGGTGATCTCGGGGTCGACGTCGGCGCTGACGGTGATGGCCCGTTCACCTTCGAAGCGTTGGACGTCGGCCCATCCTCGTTCGATGCTGAAGGAGGCGACGTTGTCGAAAGGCACCAGTCCGCCGGACGGGGTGGGGATGCGCAGGTTGTCGAGGTCTTGAATCTCGCTCCGGTACTGGGGCTGAAACTTGACCACCACGTCCAGTTCTTCGTCGCCGTCCCGGTAGATGGTGGCGGGGATGCCGTCGAAGGCGTACTTGATCTGACGGGCCACGTCGCTGACGTCGATGCCCAGGGTATGGGCGCGGCTCTCGTCGATGCGCACCCGCACCTCGTTTTTGCCCTTCTCGAAATCGTCCTGCACGGTGTGCACGCCGGGGAGGGAGCGCAAGTAGTCCTTGAGGCGGGCGGCGATGACCTGAAGGTCCTCGAAATAGCGTCCCTTGACTTTGACCTCCACCGGATTGCCCACGGGAGGGCCGGTGGCCGGTGCTTTGATCTCGAGCCTGCGGTAACCGACGATGTGACTGCTGCTGCTGCGCAAGTCGTCAACGATCTCGGAGATTTCCCGGCTGCGGTCTTGCTGCTCCGTCAGGTTGACCAGCACCTGAGCCACGTCTTTGCCCGTCAGGCGGGCTGTATCGCTGTCCAGCACGCCGATCTGAGTGACCACGTTGCGCAACTCGTCCTGGGGGAGCTGCATGGCGATCTGCTCGAACTGGCGCACGACTTCGTCGGTGGCCTCGATGCGCGATCCCTCGGGCATCCAGACGCGGATGAAGATGGTGGGGAGCTCATCGTCCTCGTAGAGGTCGACTCCGACCAGCGGAATGACCGCCGCCGAACTGGCCAGCAACAAAAGAATCACGGGCAGGAAGAGCCAGCGCCGGCGCAGCACGGGCGACATCATGCGCCGGTAGGCGGCGGCCGTGCGGCGTATGCTGCGGTTGAGGGCGGAGTGGTGGCGGTGGGGATCGGAGCGTCCCAGGTCGGCCACGTGAGAGGGCAGAATGACCAGCGATTCGAAGAGCGAAGCGGCCAGGGCCATGCACACCACCACCGGGATCACCCGCATGAACTCGCCCACCGTCCCCGGCAGAAGCATGAGGGGCAGGAAAGCGGCCACGGTGGTGAGCGAAGAGGAGAAAACCGGCCACATCACCTCTTCGGCTCCCTTCTTGGCGGCCTCCAGCGGCGCCAGCCCCCGGTTCAGGTAGCGGGAGATGTTCTCGACCACTACAATGGCGTCGTCCACCACCATTCCAAGAACCAGCACCAGGGCGAAGAGCGACGATTCATTGAGGGACTCGCCGTAGAGCTCGATGAAGACGAAGGTGAGCAGAAAGGTTATGGGGATGCCCCAGAAGACCAGCATGGCGTTGCGCCAGCCCAGAAATCCCAGCAGCAGAACCAGTACCAGCAGTCCGCCGAAGGCTCCGTTGGACACCAGGCGCTGGATGGCGCTGCGGATGCGGGGCGAGGTGTCGCCCACTACCGAGACCTCGACTCCGGGGGGCAAGGCGGCTGTCTTATCGCGGGCGATCTGTTGAAACAGCTCCACCAGTTCCAGGGTATTGCCCGAAGGCGCCTTGTAGACGTTGAGGGAGATGGAGGGCTGTCCGTTGAGACGCGAGAGTGTGCGGGCCTCTTCGAAGGTGTCGCGCACCTCGGCCACGTCGCCCAGACGAACGTGGTTGCCCACCTCGTCCTCTTTGATGACCACCTCGGCAATGTCGTCCAGGCTCTTGAATTCCTCCAGCGAACGCACCATGTACTCGAAGTTGCCCAAGGCGATGTTGCCGCTGGGCAAGCTGACGTTCTGGCGGGCCAGAGCGGCCGCCACCTGCTCCAGCGTCAGGTTGTGGCGGTAGAGGCGGTAGGGGTCGACCTCCACCCACACTTCCCGTTCGCGGTCTCCGGCCAGGGCCACATCGTCGATTCCCCTCAGCCCTTCCACCTCGTCCTGAAGTTCTTCGGCGATCTCCTTGAGGCGTTTTTCGGGCAGGGGACCCGACACGGCCAGGGTAGCCATGGGCAGCCAAGTGGACGATTCAAGCGAGAAGAAGAGGGGGTCTTCGGCCTCGTCGGGCAGATCGACCTTGTCGACTTCCTGACGCAAGTCCTGATAGAGGCGGCGGAACTCGTCCTCGGTGATCTGTTCGAAGACCACGCTGATCTGGGCCTGTCCCTCGGTCGAGGTGGAGAGATAGAGGTCGATCTTGTCGACGTCCTTGATCTCGTCTTCGATGGGCTTGGTGATCAGCTTCTCCACCTCTTCCGGCGAGGCTCCGGGATAGACCACCGAGACGATGACGCGGTTGAGGCGGATCTGGGGGAAGAGCTCGCGCGGCAAGGTCAGCAGGGAAAACGTCCCCATGGCCACGATGAGGATCATGATGACGTTGACCAGGACCGAGTTCTTGACCGAAAAGCCGGGCACGGACATGCTAGCGCTCCTCCCCTGCGGCCACGGCGGACGCCCCTCCTTGCCGGCCCTGGTTCAGGAATTGGAGGGGAGCGCCTTGGGTAAGGTTGCTGCTGCCGCGGGTTACCACCAGGTCGCTTTCCTGCAGGGGTCCTTCCACCACGGCCTCGGAACCCAGCCGGGCGATCACATCGACCGGGATACGCCGGGCCGTCCCTTGGCGGGCCGCGAAGACATAGTTGCGACCTTCTTCGTCGAGCAGCGCGTCCAGAGGGATGATCAAAGCTTGCCGGAAGGTCTGGGCCGGCACCTGGATGCGGGCCACCATTCCCGAACGCAGCACATGGCCGCGGTTGGGAACCCGGATCTCGGCCCTGAAGGCGCCGCTTTGGGGATTGACGACTGAATCGATGCGGTGGATGGCGCCCCGGAAGGTCCGTCCGGGCAAAGCGTCGAAGACCATCTCGACCGAGGTTCCCTGTGTGACCGTGTAGAGGTCGTATTCGGGAATCTCGGTGACGACTTCGATGGGATCGTATTGAATCAAGGTCAGCAGCGGACTGGCGGGCAGAATGTTCTCGCCCAGCGAGACCTGACGCTGGGAAACCTGTCCGGAAACCGGAGAGCGGATGGAGGTGTCCTCCAACTCGTCCTCGATCATGCTCACCCGCAGCCGCGCCAGGCGCAATGCGTTGGCGGCCAGTTGGGCGGTTTGCTGCAAGGCGTCGAGGTCTTCCTGCGACATGGCTCCCCGCTCCACCAGGGTCTTGCCGCGTTGCAGATTCTTTTCGGCGAACTCCAGTTCCAGGCGGGCCTTTTCCACCTCGGCCTTGCCGGTGTCGAGTTGCAGGAGGCGGCGCTGGCGGTCCAGCTCCAGCAGGATCTGACCCTCTTCCACCCAGTCGCCTTCGTCCACATGCAGGGCCGTCACCTTGCCTGAGATCTCAGCGCTGACGGAAAAGGAATCCCACAGGTGCGCGGTGCCCGTCAGCCGCAGAAAGCGGCGGGCGTCTCGGCGTTCGACGGGGGCCACTTCCACCGGCAGAGGCGAACGCTCCGGCGCAGCTTCCTGGGCCGCCGCCCGTTGGGAGTCGTCGTCGGAGCTTGGAGCTTCCGGCAGGCCGTCGGATCCGGAGCAGGCCGCCGCCAACGCCAGGAGAATTATCCACATCTTCCTCATCAGATCCTCAAACTCCGCAATCGCCCCCCGGCGTTCTCCCTCAACAAAGCCCCGCTAAGTGTACGACGAAACGGCTCTGCGGCGTGTTCCTCCGCAGAATGCGCGCGCCCCACCGCGCGGTCGAAGTCTCGATGGTGTTCGATCCTGAATATTCGAGGGGAGGAGCGACTTATTGCGCGCCCTCGTCGGCTGAAAAGACCACCTCTCCGCCCACCACGGTGCGCAGGATTTGCGCTTCGCGGATCTCGGCGGCCGGAATCGCGCTCAGGTCGCGGTCAATGACCACGAAGTCGGCCAGCTTGCCCTTCTCCAGAGTTCCCTTGAGGTCCTCTTGGAAGGAGGCGTAGGCGGCGTTGCGGGTATAGGCCTGAAGGGCCTGTTCCAGGCTGATCTTCTCTTCGGGCACCCATCCCTGGGGATTGGCTCCGTCCAGGGTGCGGCGGGTGAGGGCGGCGTAAATGCCTTCCAAGGGCGTGGGAGGCGCCACGAACCAATCGCTGCCGAAGGCGACGGTGGCGCCGCTTTCCACCAGGGAACGGAAGGCGTAGGTAGTGCGGATGCGCTCCGGCCCGATGACCTTTTCGGCCCAGCGCCCGTCGTCGATGGCGTGGTAGGGCTGCATGCTGGCGATAACGTCCTGGGCGGCAAAACGCTGGATGTCGTCAGGATGGATATGTTGGGCGTGCTCGATGCGGAAGCGGCGGTCACGCTCTCCGTTCTCTTCGGCGACCCGCTGGTAGATGTCGAGCAGTTCGCGTATGGCGCGGTCGCCGATGGCGTGGGTCATGACCTGCAACCCGGCGCCGTCGGCCGCGGAAATCCAGCGGTAGAGGTCGTCGAGTTCGTTGACCAGCAGTCCGCGGTCCTGGGGTGCGTCGCTGAAGGGCTCCAAGAATGCGGCGGTGTGGGAGCCCAGCGAGCCGTCCACGAACCCTTTCAGTCCGCCCACCCGAAGCCACTCGTCGCCCCTGCCGTAAGACTTCACCTGCTGTTTCAGGCGCTCCCAGCTATTCAGCGGAACGGCGGCGTAGATGCGGACCCTGAGCTGCCCTTGCCGGTGGGCTTCCCGAAAAGCCTCGAAATCATTCCAGGTGCCCATGTTGTGGACCGAGGTCACGCCCTGGCGGGCCACGTGACGTTGGGCAGCCTCCAGCGCCCGAGCCACCTGCTGGTGTGTGGGCTGGGGCACCGCCGCCTGTATGAGACCCATGGCGTTGTCTTTGAAAATCCCGGTGGGACGGCCCTGGCGGTCGCGCACGATGGTGCCGCCCTCCACCTCCTCGGTCCGGGCGTCGACGCCGGCCAGCTTCATGGCGGCGCTATTGGCCAGCACCATGTGTCCGTCCAGGCGGTTGAGCATGACGGGATTCCGGGGCGTGACCTGATCGATCCACCCGGCCTGGGGCAATTCGCCGCCCCAGCGCTCATGGTCCCAGTCGCCTCCCAGAATCCACTCGCCCTCTTCCAACTGGCCGGCGAAGGCCTCGATGCGGCGGACGAATTCCTGGCGGCTGGAGGCGTCCCGCAGTTGCACCGAAGCCAGATTGGCCCCGCCTTGCAGAAAGTGCACGTGGGAGTCGATGAAGCCCGGCGTCACCAGTCCACCCTGAGCCTCGATAACCTCCGTGCCCTCGCCCCCCAAGGCCTCGATGTCTGGGCGCGTCCCGACCGCCGCGATGCGGTCTCCCTTGACGGCCAGAGCCTCTGCCCAGGGCTGCTGGGGATTGCCCGTCCATATGCGCCCTCCCAGCACGATCAGATCGGCTTCTTGTGAAGAGGACGGAGAGGAGCAGGAGAGGAGAAAAAGACTCAGCAGCATCGCCAGGCTCGCTTTCATGCGCTCAGTATGGGCGATTCAAGCGGCGGAAGCAAAAGACCGCCCGGCAGCGCCATGCCGGCGGGCCGAGCGGCGGGCCGTTTCCCGCTTGAAGCAGCGGCGGGCCTGGTGAAGCCGCGACATCACCGTTCCGATGGGAATCCCCAGTTGCTGGGCGATTTCGGCGTAGGAAAAGCCCTGCAATTCACGCAGCAGGATAATGCGGCGATGGGGGGCCTTGAGCCGCGACATCACCTCTTCGATCTCTCTGCGGATGAGGCGCCGCTCGCCTTCCCGCAGCGAGCTTCCGTCGCTGAGCGTCTCCTGCACCAGCTCGGGGCCGTCGAACTTGCGCCGCCGCAGCAGGTCGATGGAAAGATTGCGCACGATGGAAAGCAGCCACGGTCCAAAGCGCCTTCCCCGATCGAAATGCTCCAGGTTCTGGAAAGCCTTGATGAAGGCCTCCTGCACCACATCGCGCGCATCTTCGCGGTTGCGGGTGTAAGTCAGAGCCAATCCCAGCGCCTGATCGCGGTAGCGGTCGAAAATGGGCCCGTAGGCCTCGTGGCGGCCCGCCAGAACTTCCTTGAGAAGACGGGCTTCCTGAAGCTGGGGAGCATGCTTGGCGTTTTTAGGTTTTGCTTGGGATGTCGTGGTCGTCATAGGGTGGCTCCAGAGAAGTCGGGTACGGTCATATTGAAATCCGAAGATCGGCTGATCACTCTTCCGCTCCTTCCGAGGGAGACCAATGGCGCGCTCCATTGCGCAGGTTCTCCAGCCG
This genomic stretch from Acidobacteriota bacterium harbors:
- a CDS encoding amidohydrolase, yielding MKASLAMLLSLFLLSCSSPSSSQEADLIVLGGRIWTGNPQQPWAEALAVKGDRIAAVGTRPDIEALGGEGTEVIEAQGGLVTPGFIDSHVHFLQGGANLASVQLRDASSRQEFVRRIEAFAGQLEEGEWILGGDWDHERWGGELPQAGWIDQVTPRNPVMLNRLDGHMVLANSAAMKLAGVDARTEEVEGGTIVRDRQGRPTGIFKDNAMGLIQAAVPQPTHQQVARALEAAQRHVARQGVTSVHNMGTWNDFEAFREAHRQGQLRVRIYAAVPLNSWERLKQQVKSYGRGDEWLRVGGLKGFVDGSLGSHTAAFLEPFSDAPQDRGLLVNELDDLYRWISAADGAGLQVMTHAIGDRAIRELLDIYQRVAEENGERDRRFRIEHAQHIHPDDIQRFAAQDVIASMQPYHAIDDGRWAEKVIGPERIRTTYAFRSLVESGATVAFGSDWFVAPPTPLEGIYAALTRRTLDGANPQGWVPEEKISLEQALQAYTRNAAYASFQEDLKGTLEKGKLADFVVIDRDLSAIPAAEIREAQILRTVVGGEVVFSADEGAQ
- a CDS encoding sigma-70 family RNA polymerase sigma factor codes for the protein MTTTTSQAKPKNAKHAPQLQEARLLKEVLAGRHEAYGPIFDRYRDQALGLALTYTRNREDARDVVQEAFIKAFQNLEHFDRGRRFGPWLLSIVRNLSIDLLRRRKFDGPELVQETLSDGSSLREGERRLIRREIEEVMSRLKAPHRRIILLRELQGFSYAEIAQQLGIPIGTVMSRLHQARRCFKRETARRSARRHGAAGRSFASAA